In Sebastes fasciatus isolate fSebFas1 chromosome 8, fSebFas1.pri, whole genome shotgun sequence, the DNA window GAGACAGAAATATATATTCTATAAATTTGTAGATAGATTCTTAGCGCTACATAAACTGCATTGTTGTACAGGGCTGTATTCTGCAGTTACATAATATGTGGGGATGTAATATTTCAAGAGGCCACAATAAATAAAAGCGAGACTAGGAGGCAAGAATACACATGAGTCATGGGCTGTGCAGCCTCAAGAATATAAATTATCCTTGTTAAGAAATTAAACTGGCTGCTAGTCAGGGATGATGAATCATAataattgaaatgtgtttatatattttgggaaatagatTTGGATGAAGTAATACAAACAGTGTGCCACTTTTTGATTAGTAAAGACACACTGTCTTGatgttttgctttgtttcatTTGTCCATTTCAGACGGTCCAATTTGTGCAAGGCATTTTTGTGGAGAAGTACGACCCCACAATAGAAGActcctacagaaaggtaaactcagaaacacactgtacacactgacctcaatgcaactcagtgattggctgtttaAATGCCTCCACTTGTTTTATaagtaaaatgtttgttttttctccaaCAGCAAGTCGAGGTCGACGGGCAGCAATGTATGCTTGAAATCCTGGACACGGCTGGAACAGTAAGTCAAGTCAGACACGGGCATCAGATGGAGATAGGAGACAAATGTAAACAGGCTGCTGATGGCTTCTCCTATCTGTGATTGATCTGTAGGAACAGTTCACGGCTATGAGGGACCTGTACATGAAGAATGGCCAAGGTTTCGCTTTGGTGTACTCCATCACAGCGCAGTCGACATTTAATGACCTACAGGACCTCCGGGAACAGATCCTGCGAGTAAAGGACACAGAGGACGTGAGTGTTATACTCTTTTTAAACATTAGAATTTTATTTATCAAATGTCTTTTACACTACTGATATTATAATCAATGAAGTGAgtgatttattttaacattaattGTAAACATGGCAACGTGGTAGCATCACATTAAAATACTACGGTGTTCATTgacaatatattttttgaaatgcattaaatgGAAAGAGTAAAAATTAACCAGTAAAAATTTATATCGGTTATATTTGTTCCATCTGATTTTGTACTCCGCTGCTGATTGTTTTCATCatggattaatctgctggtttttttattaatattttggtcagaaagaaaatggtaaaaaaaaaacatcacgcTTTCTTgcagcccaagatgatgtcatcaaatgtcttgttttgtcaaaagatattcaatttactataaTACTAGACAAGGAAAAGCAACCAAAagttcacatttgagaagctggaaccatcaaCTGTTTtgcatttccacatttttttcctAATTGTAGTACTAGTGACATTAATGTTTCACCCGCTCATGTAATTCGATAAGGCACCTCCTCAGTGTGTGGAGAGTTCCTCCTCAGTGATAACCTTTGGTCggtgtttctctgtataatCTGCCTGTGTCGCCTCTCGCGCTCATCACTCCCTCATTAGAGTCCGCTCTGTGGGAGAGAGGGCAGAACGAGGGGGGGGCAGGAACTTTGTGACGGGGTGGAAATGTCAGAGCTGTTAGACGCTATCTGCCACTTTCAGTCTTAACCTCTTCTTCTCTTGATTTAGAGGGAGGACGTGCAGCATGCTGAGTGTgtgctttatttattcatagcAGCAGGTTACTTGATAGGTCTTGTGTTTCTTGGTTAAAGGCTCACtcaacattttatttgtgcatgtactgtatataagatcATAAACCTAGAGGATCATTCATGTTTGGCTGTGTAAACATTAAAATGCTATATGCAGTATGATATTGCTTTGGAGATGGAGCCTTTAACATTTCCTTTAATTGATCAGGTTCCAATGATCCTGGTGGGAAACAAATGTGACCTGGAGGACGAGCGTGTGGTTGGCAAGGAGCAGGGTCAGAACCTGGCCCGTCAGTGGAACAACTGTGCCTTTTTAGAGACTTCAGCTAAATCAAAGATCAATGTTAATGAGGTAAGTACGACTATTATAAGGGTACACAGAagtcacggttcggttcatgCCCTGGTTTATGAATCATGGACAGTTCAGTACAGCTGAAAAAAAACCAAATACATAAGGATAcgtttcttttcatttattttgagcaGACAGTAGCGCACGTGTCAAAGACGGACACAATCGTCTCGGTGGGGGACTGAGGCAGCATTTTGCCTACTGGCAACtgttttcattattaaaataaggAACATTTCAAACACTTCTGTATTACACTGTATGAACACTGAACAAACTCTTTCCCAAAAGGCAACAGGCTATAAATCTGAAAAGCTTCTCTTATgctatgaaataaaaaatacatatatcaatacaaaataaaagttgtgCATTAGAAGGAGTGTTTCAGTTAGTTTCCAATTCAATTGGCTATATTTAAACATTCAAAGCACATTTATGTATTCCGTTTCATCTAGTGGGCTCCGGTTTGTTTTTTCCTCGTCTGGGTGATGTGCGTTAGCCATGTTCGATATGTTTCTATTCACATCTCCTACAACGGAGGAGCAACACAGACACACCGTCCTCGTCTTATACACAACTCTCTCTCCGTTGCCGTTGTAGCTGGCCGGGAAACGGCAGGCGGGTCTTCCAGCACCAGCATTTCATTTGCGCTCACCATAGTGTGACTGACTTGCACGGCTTGCTGTACTAACCTCAGCATATGTTGCTAACAGAGTTCGGTTTGAGGCCCAGcacaccaagctgacatcaaagaactcgATGAAGGCCAACTGTTGCGTCACCTAACGTCGCccttgtcttggccgacaagttgcatttgaacacacggcaaagactacagcagacggccagttagcacataCGTTTTGCACTTGCGTGagagaaataactctccacaccagcaggcggtggTAGTCTGTactcgtcattcaaaaagggaaaccagaagaccgaggacggcggatatataAGCCTACCGACTGCTGACTGTCAGTCGGCCGACCATcgacttggtgtgtcagggctttAAAAGTTTCCACCATTAATCAATAATCATCTGACATAATTTGACAAATACCTCAACCCTTCCCCAACATCCTTTTTAATATCTGCATCACATTTCGTATTTACAGATAATCATTATCTTATCTtttgtcatatatatattttccggttgtttatattgtattgtttaaaatgtattatgtcAAGCACAGGAGGGGACAAACGAGCATTTCACTGCACAATGTACAGATATATTGAGCATGTGACAAATAActtgaatacaaaaaaaagaaaatcaaaatagtttgcagattaattttctggtGATAAGTTGATgcattaatcaactaattgttgcagctttatGACCCTCTCAGTCATTTCTGCTTTAACAGTGCCAAGAAACATTACATTGAGTATGCCCCCCTACTTTTACGAGATGTGTATTGATGAGAAAACATTACAAGCATGAGTGACTTTGTTGTATATTGAGAGCTGCAAGCTATAtattacagtataatataatctACTTCATTTTTTATGAGAAAATTACTAAAATGACATCAGTGACTTTTAAGATATTAGTTCTGTGATCGTTAAAGCAAAAATCTTGAGACGGTTGAACTCTCTTGTTGTAGATTTTCTATGATCTGGTGAGACAGATCAACAGAAAAACGCCGTtggaaaagaagaagacaaaaaagAAGTCGAGTTGCACGCTGCTCTAAAATGCCCTCCCACAGCAGCTCCAGGCCAGGTGAGTGGGTGTTGAATCTAAATTTATTCCAGACATGAGCAGGGCTCCCGCTGCTCACTGAGCTCTGGATTGTCACTGAACGTTTAGAGGTTTTATTGCAGTAATTATTTGAGTAATTTCATTAATTTTGACGGCACGCATGCATGTATTGTGTTGCGGTAACAGGATAAACTGAGTAAAATGGGGTTGAAAGCATCACTGATGTCTCTGACACAAAGATGACACATAAAGTAAATCTTTTGAGGTGGGAATAGAATAAATGAAAACCCTCTCCGGTCCCTTTTTGCCCTTTGGTGCCATCAGTTATACCACCTTCTGTTTTCATATGATGAAAAGGAAACCTGGAACCTTAAATGATGTGTGAAAATCCATTTTAGGGCTTCATCTTTGAATTTGATCAAAGAGGATTTATAGTGTTTCATATAAAAGTATCAAGCTGTAAGCCTTTCATGAATGTTGTGGCTCCACCTGCTGATGGAGCGTTGTAACTGTAATTGTACTACAATATACCAGCATTACTTCATGTTCTGGCCCATTTTCTACAAATGACGCACTGTATTAATGTGCTAGACTTTACATTACCAGCCACTGTTCCCCAAAGCATGTTTTTCTGTATGCGTTTCCCCCGGTTTGTGAATGTAAATCATTAGTTTACAGTCTTTTCACTTTCATATGAAACTCGATCTGGAGACGTGAAGCTTGGTTGAAACGTGTAATTCATCACAGTGACGATTATGTCTGCTGCCTTTTCAAATGAAACTACTCTGCCTTGGAACACTATGAGAATATAACTCAGACATCAATAAAAGCAGACGTGTTGTTCCCTGTGATGGATTACCAACGCAACAGCATGCTTTGTGTGTTCACTATTTTTTCAAGTCAAGTTTATTCGCTGTAATCgttcctcctgttcatactggCCAAGAAGAAAGCTTTCCTTATACACCAAGGAAAGTGAAGGGGGGACAGAATTCACAGTCCTCGTTTGGACTTTCCAAAGTTTCAGTATTTTTAGTAAAATCCCTCTTTGTGTCACCATCCCACAAAAAGACTATTACTGTGGAAGATAACCACTTTATTTGTCTCACTCGGACTGCTTAAGCATATTAGCTTCAGGTAAACTTTGCAATACATTTCAGCACAGAACGAGGACTGTAGATTTTGTCCCACATCACACTGAAAGTGCAATATCACAGTTTGTAATTGGAGAGGAGGGAGTCAACCTGTCTGCCATCAATCTCGTTCACCAAAACAGTAACGTTTAAGAGTTGTTTGTAAAGTCGGCATTAGAtgaatatgtacatataacatTGCATTATGccctttattatttttcaaaagtgTCCAAAAATAAGTGTTTCCTTGATGGATTACCAAGCCCCTGGATGGATTATTAGTGACGGCTCGTTGTAATGGCTGGACGTTGTGCTGCAGGATAGTTTTCATAGTAAGTCGCTACATAAAGGAGTTGCAGAGATATCTTTAACAGTATGAAGTGAGTGCTTTTACAATCGTGGGCGACTGACGAGACCCCAGAGGGTTAAGGTTATCACTGCATTAATAAGATCATTATAGGACTCCATCTCTAATCAAACTTCTTTTGTAATCTTGCAGTCGGTCATCTGCTCCATCTCATAGATGTCCCAGATTCTAGGGGTCCACTAATTGCACGTGGGTGGCTCAGGCTTTAACCAATTAATAGTAAAACTCTTCGTTGCTGTGATTAGTAAGATCTGCAATATATAATTGTCAGGTCTTCCCTCTATGCCTTCAGGTTTTACCCCTAATAAGGCGATTTGTGGGTCTTGAGGGAAATCAGCGTGGAATACCTCTCTAAGAGCTCGATATACCTCTTTACCAGAGTGGTCTTAGTTTAGAGCATGACCAGACTATGTGGAGATGACTTCCTATATATGCTCCACAATTTCTCTGACATTTCTAAGTGTGTATCGGGCCCGCCTATATCTGTGAAAATATCTGGCAATACCTTTACACTTGAATGCTTCAGAGCATATTACCTTCCAGTCCTCCCTTGATATCTCTTGTTGCATCTCAGCCTCCCATCTTTCCTCCTGTGGGTTTTACAATTTTGTCCcagtctttgtgttttgttaaatGTCTTAATTATAAATACCtaaaaaattgtgttttaaggaggataaattaattaattaattaattgttcaaATGGCTTGCTATCGCACAATTGGTGTACATAATTAAGTCCATATTCTGACCATCTTTTTGCCTACGCTTGTCAGAAGAAAAATTGATCTGGATAGCCGAAATGAGGCTGGCATTGGCTTTTTTCAATGTTAAGCCATCTGTGAGATCTCTGATCTACACTGTCATAGGTTTTAGTTAGGTTGCCCAAAAGTATTATCTAAGATTTGGTAGTCCTAGTCATCTTACTGTTTTTGAAAGTTGCAAAGTTTTAAGTCTGACTCTTGGATGCTTCACATTCCAAATTAATTCAGAGAACAATCGGTCCAATTTATCAGATGAGGACTGGTATCTCAAATGGTGGTATTTGAAATGGGTAGAGCAACCTGCGCAGAACATTCATCCGTATGCTGTCTATGCTAGTATGGACAAAGGAAGCTCTGTCCAGAAAGGGATGTTTTAATGGTCCGTATGAACAGGATGAATTATTACAGCAAGCAAAACCTGTT includes these proteins:
- the rap1aa gene encoding RAP1A, member of RAS oncogene family a, whose protein sequence is MREYKLVVLGSGGVGKSALTVQFVQGIFVEKYDPTIEDSYRKQVEVDGQQCMLEILDTAGTEQFTAMRDLYMKNGQGFALVYSITAQSTFNDLQDLREQILRVKDTEDVPMILVGNKCDLEDERVVGKEQGQNLARQWNNCAFLETSAKSKINVNEIFYDLVRQINRKTPLEKKKTKKKSSCTLL